One segment of Prionailurus bengalensis isolate Pbe53 chromosome X, Fcat_Pben_1.1_paternal_pri, whole genome shotgun sequence DNA contains the following:
- the LOC122478037 gene encoding ferritin heavy chain-like, whose protein sequence is MATAPFSQVRQNYHPQCEAAINCQINLELYASYAYLSMAFYFDRADVALENFSKFFLRRSHEESQHAEKLMQLQNQRGGRLRLRDIRKPDRDNWENGLNAMECAFHLEKSLNQSLLDLHQLATVKNDAHLCSFLETNYLPEQVKVIKELGGYITSLRKMEALEDGLAEYLFDKLTLGNSDKH, encoded by the coding sequence ATGGCCACCGCGCCGTTCTCTCAAGTGCGCCAGAACTACCACCCGCAGTGCGAGGCCGCCATCAACTGCCAGATCAACCTGGAGCTCTACGCCTCCTACGCGTACCTGTCCATGGCTTTCTATTTCGACCGCGCCGACGTGGCCCTGGAGAATTTCTCCAAGTTCTTCCTGCGCCGGTCCCACGAGGAGAGCCAGCATGCCGAGAAGCTGATGCAGCTGCAGAACCAGCGTGGGggccgcctccgcctccgcgACATCAGGAAGCCTGACCGCGACAACTGGGAGAACGGCCTCAACGCCATGGAGTGCGCCTTTCACCTGGAGAAGAGCCTGAACCAGAGCCTGCTCGACCTGCACCAGCTGGCCACCGTCAAGAACGACGCCCATCTGTGCAGCTTCCTGGAGACCAACTACCTGCCCGAGCAAGTGAAGGTCATCAAAGAGCTGGGGGGCTACATCACCAGCCTGCGCAAGATGGAGGCCCTGGAAGACGGCTTGGCAGAGTACCTCTTTGACAAGCTCACCCTGGGCAACAGCGACAAGCACTGA